In Paroedura picta isolate Pp20150507F chromosome 1, Ppicta_v3.0, whole genome shotgun sequence, the following are encoded in one genomic region:
- the ACKR3 gene encoding atypical chemokine receptor 3, translated as MSGVDMHSMFDLDVGNLTEANLTCHGDCITVDSVSCPNTLNKSALLYILAVFYIFIFMIGLVANFVVIWMNFQTKKTSYETHLYILNLAVADLCVVLTVPFWVISLVHHGQWHMGEFMCKITLLVFSINLYGSIFFLACMSVDRYLSVVYFAASNSAKRKTIRCCICILVWLFAFFVSLPDAYYLKTVSTGGETYCRSVYPEENAKEWLVGMELSSVVLGFVIPFPVIAAFYCLLARVICASSDQEKKSNGKIIFSYVLVFLVCWLPYHVTVLLDIFAAVHFIAFSCQLENFLYVALHVTQCLSLVHCCVNPILYSFINRNYKYELMKAFIFKYSAKTGLTKLIEASRVSETEYSALEQNAK; from the coding sequence ATGAGTGGCGTCGATATGCATTCGATGTTTGATTTGGATGTGGGGAACCTTACAGAAGCCAACTTGACCTGCCATGGAGACTGTATCACCGTGGATTCGGTATCATGCCCGAATACTCTCAACAAAAGTGCTCTGCTCTATATCCTGGCTGTCTTCTACATCTTCATATTCATGATAGGGCTGGTGGCCAATTTTGTCGTGATTTGGATGAACTTTCAAACCAAAAAGACCAGCTACGAAACGCACCTCTACATCTTAAACCTAGCCGTTGCTGACTTATGTGTGGTCCTCACTGTGCCTTTCTGGGTCATCTCCCTCGTTCACCATGGCCAGTGGCACATGGGGGAATTCATGTGCAAGATCACACTCCTGGTGTTCTCCATAAATCTGTACGGGAGCATCTTTTTCCTGGCTTGCATGAGTGTCGATCGGTATCTCTCAGTTGTGTATTTCGCGGCGTCCAACAGCGCGAAAAGGAAGACGATCCGTTGTTGCATCTGCATCCTTGTGTGGCTGTTTGCCTTTTTTGTGTCTCTTCCTGATGCCTATTACCTAAAGACAGTCTCTACAGGTGGCGAAACCTACTGCCGCTCCGTTTACCCGGAGGAGAATGCTAAAGAATGGCTGGTGGGAATGGAGCTGAGCTCTGTGGTTCTAGGTTTTGTCATTCCCTTTCCTGTCATTGCTGCTTTCTATTGCCTTCTAGCAAGAGTCATTTGTGCCTCCAGTGACCAAGAGAAGAAGAGCAATGGGAAGATAATCTTCTCCTACGTCCTTGTGTTCCTCGTCTGCTGGCTGCCGTATCATGTGACCGTCCTGCTCGACATCTTTGCGGCCGTCCATTTCATAGCCTTCAGCTGCCAGCTTGAGAACTTCCTTTACGTGGCCCTTCACGTGACTCAGTGCTTGTCCTTAGTTCATTGCTGCGTCAACCCCATCCTCTACAGCTTCATCAACCGAAACTACAAGTACGAACTCATGAAGGCGTTCATCTTTAAGTACTCCGCGAAAACGGGCCTGACGAAGCTGATTGAGGCTTCCCGGGTATCAGAAACGGAGTACTCCGCGCTGGAGCAAAATGCAAAATGA